One genomic region from Mangifera indica cultivar Alphonso chromosome 17, CATAS_Mindica_2.1, whole genome shotgun sequence encodes:
- the LOC123199992 gene encoding protein EMBRYONIC FLOWER 1-like isoform X3: MSSLAQVQQSDFHQGPKLKILESTIVDASTAIKLNDNDCHPSSCNDKKEKKSESANTLVIEHEMGSEDNTNLDVPESAGAATGRTSGMMTARSHHTDDTALKASCNGSVELHQPSHGSCQNAEVEELADKNLKSIAKNSSEICETGKQPSAEVEQLKAVVSCGTSGVNRMVNEVIDAVKSTSKHPCRVFDEYDDASSESAGILPGNDPEDHHDNSSGSHRKKTRKVRLLTELLAKNGDASMNLTRDEKFSSNSAPDASAEVAAPSTPHCSVAIRGNVLRVSDQNRKRKFSRDEEWRPLELSCQNNFHKRDRTCNEGVETVSQLASADSEEDAGTGLQIGVKSHLSKFRLVRSPTMSKKKNKKGQAVDEFLSLAVPAQENVQKECQNEAGDVNKVSFADIVLSESGHTTFTSRGMHPFPLPPQKTERNSSLCKKKSKMPLCNDRQASLIPWSNGLLRGSPLTTKDMEIMQMPSFTDPFQSTKDVCTEKGSHLSLKSCLSSHGYDRNYISPLEDQLLLWQEAVSKENQVMGKDIQANYVIGSYFASKSEPEAYQRKVNGDLSSNTFRTSFLNDKQKSTSQSETGNCSLMQQMDFCGRNSNLKSTETMEHSALPKKHYDQRADKASEQGIIDDIPMEIVELMAKNQYERCLPDIKNDNHQSETTINTGNAQINAKGKFNFLLEETAHKPKPQAKSRKSDKVTRIGSTKKKSVDCFSQVNREQHNIQQLEPGNAPTEFRAFPQCQERLPSGVRFSDTSFCKHGMSQNCQWIGNILGHRSYPTNLQTLGSSNTCQSGPQQNKEGAHLWSAMMPSHMPFVYNIGQKHADPSSNINSLSHYPNSLCKGNLNGNLGLNFLNLNSTNNEKHNRNSDSENLSRTQAECPLACKHSRMGSLDLYSNETIPAMHLLSLMDAGLQSGAPIDINGTQKFHKRPSFVHDHPSKDFFGLSSGGYKTSSTMKPPLYDYYGKNHLPENSHECFPAMSTIGNSSFSFHHDKSIKKTTGFTGQTSLRSKEKEKTKGSDSPSKNKSHRSQKSVLITGGLSANHRSFPFNMQKNFLGTSVSMAFPLQCQVVENASKCKSEACNTTSGVLPLKSSSKTEICSINRNPADFSTPEAGNVYMIRGEDLKFRKPVFPDNRSGLIKLDRRKRQRKLTAAKGKV; the protein is encoded by the exons ATGTCCTCCCTTGCTCAAGTGCAGCAATCAGATTTTCATCAAGgtccaaaattaaaaattcttgaGAGTACAATAGTTGATGCCAGTACTGCCATTAAACTGAATGATAATGACTGCCATCCTTCTTCATGTAAtgataagaaagaaaagaaatctgAATCTGCAAACACCCTGGTCATAG AGCATGAGATGGGTTCAGAAGATAACACAAATCTGGATGTCCCTGAATCAGCTGGTGCTGCAACAGGACGTACCTCTGGAATGATGACAGCCAGAAGTCATCACACCGATGACACAG CGCTTAAGGCAAGTTGCAATGGATCTGTTGAATTACACCAGCCCAGCCATGGAAGTTGTCAAAATGCTGAGGTTGAAGAACTTGCTGATAAAAATCTCAAAAGCATAGCTAagaattcttcagaaatttgtgAAACAGGAAAACAACCTTCAGCTGAAGTTGAACAGTTAAAGGCAGTGGTAAGTTGTGGGACATCTGGGGTAAATAGAATGGTTAATGAGGTGATTGACGCTGTCAAGAGCACAAGCAAACATCCTTGCCGGGTATTTGATGAGTATGATGATGCATCATCTGAAAGTGCTGGGATATTGCCTGGAAATGATCCAGAGGATCATCATGATAACTCAAGTGGTTCACATCGTAAAAAAACTCGAAAGGTGCGTCTACTGACTGAGTTGTTGGCTAAAAACGGAGATGCAAGTATGAATCTAACAAGggatgaaaaattttcttccaatTCTGCTCCTGATGCATCAGCTGAGGTAGCTGCACCCTCTACACCCCATTGTTCTGTGGCTATCCGAGGAAATGTTCTTCGGGTTTCTGACCAAAATAGGAAAAGGAAGTTCTCTCGTGATGAGGAATGGAGACCTTTGGAGTTAAGCTGCCAGAATAATTTCCATAAAAGGGATAGAACCTGCAATGAGGGTGTGGAAACGGTTAGTCAACTTGCAAGTGCAGATTCAGAAGAAGATGCTGGAACTGGCTTACAAATTGGTGTGAAGAGCCATTTGAGTAAATTCAGGCTTGTTAGAAGTCCGACTATGagtaagaagaaaaacaaaaaaggccAGGCTGTTGATGAATTTTTGTCCCTGGCAGTACCAGCCCAAGAAAATGTGCAGAAAGAATGTCAGAATGAAGCTGGAGATGTGAATAAGGTCAGTTTTGCTGATATTGTCTTGTCTGAATCTGGACACACTACATTTACAAGCAGAGGGATGCATCCTTTCCCTTTGCCTCCCCAGAAAACTGAGAGAAATTCTAGTTTATGCAAGAAGAAAAGCAAGATGCCACTTTGTAATGATAGGCAGGCCTCTCTAATTCCTTGGAGTAATGGTCTTCTCAGGGGAAGTCCATTAACAACAAAAGATATGGAAATCATGCAAATGCCATCCTTTACTGATCCATTTCAATCAACAAAAGATGTATGCACTGAAAAGGGGTCACATCTTTCCCTAAAAAGCTGCTTGTCATCCCATGGATATGACAGAAATTATATTTCTCCACTTGAAGATCAGCTACTGCTTTGGCAAGAGGCTGTCTCAAAGGAAAACCAGGTCATGGGGAAAGATATCCAGGCAAACTATGTTATAGGTTCTTATTTTGCTTCTAAATCAGAGCCAGAGGCATATCAAAGGAAAGTAAATGGTGATCTCAGTAGTAATACCTTTAGAACATCTTTTCTGAATGATAAGCAAAAGTCCACGTCTCAGTCTGAAACAGGGAACTGTTCTCTCATGCAGCAAATG GATTTCTGTGGTAGAAACAGCAATTTGAAATCTACAGAAACAATGGAACATTCAGCGCTTCCTAAGAAACATTATGATCAACGTGCTGATAAGGCATCTGAACAGGGAATTATTGATGACATACCCATGGAAATTGTTGAACTCATGGCAAAGAATCAGTATGAAAGGTGTCTTCCTGATATCAAAAACGATAATCACCAATCAGAAACAACCATTAACACCGGTAATGCTCAGATAAATGCAAAGGGGAAGTTTAACTTTTTGTTGGAGGAGACTGCTCACAAACCAAAACCTCAAGCTAAAAGTAGAAAAAGTGACAAGGTCACAAGAATTGGAAGTACCAAAAAGAAGTCAGTTGATTGCTTTTCTCAAGTCAATAGAGAACAACACAATATACAGCAGCTGGAGCCAGGTAATGCCCCTACAGAGTTTAGGGCATTTCCTCAGTGTCAAGAGAGGCTACCAAGCGGAGTCAGATTTTCTGATACCAGTTTCTGTAAGCATGGTATGTCTCAAAATTGCCAATGGATTGGGAATATATTGGGTCACAGGTCCTACCCAACCAATTTGCAGACTTTAGGATCTAGTAACACATGCCAGAGTGGTCCACAACAGAATAAAGAAGGAGCTCATCTTTGGTCAGCAATGATGCCAAGCCACATGCCCTTTGTATACAACATTGGTCAAAAACATGCAGATCCATCGAGCAACATAAATTCTCTTTCACATTATCCCAACAGTTTGTGTAAGGGGAACTTGAATGGAAATCTTGGTTTGAactttctgaatttgaattctacCAACAATGAAAAGCATAATAGGAACTCTGATTCTGAAAACCTCAGCAGGACACAAGCTGAGTGTCCACTTGCTTGTAAACATAGCAGGATGGGATCACTAGATCTGTATTCTAATGAAACCATACCTGCAATGCATTTACTGAGTCTCATGGATGCAGGATTGCAGTCAGGTGCACCAATTGATATTAATGGGACACAAAAGTTCCACAAAAGACCTTCCTTTGTGCATGATCATCCTTCTAAGGACTTCTTTGGGCTCTCATCTGGGGGATACAAGACCAGCAGTACCATGAAGCCCccattatatgattattatgGTAAAAATCACCTTCCAGAGAATTCTCATGAATGTTTTCCTGCCATGTCAACCATTGGTAATTCTAGTTTTTCATTTCATCATGATAAAAGTATCAAGAAGACCACTGGTTTTACAGGTCAGACATCCCTTCGGTCCAAAGAGAAGGAGAAGACTAAAGGCTCTGATTCaccttcaaaaaataaaagccATAGATCTCAAAAATCCGTGCTTATAACTGGTGGTCTAAGCGCAAATCATAGGTCCTTTCCTTTTAATATGCAGAAAAATTTCCTTGGCACTTCTGTTTCTATGGCCTTCCCCTTGCAGTGCCAAGTAGTTGAAAATGCATCGAAATGTAAGTCGGAAGCCTGCAATACTACTAGTGGCGTTTTGCCTCTGAAAAGCAGTTCCAAGACTGAAATATGCAGTATTAACAGAAATCCTGCTGATTTTAGCACGCCAGAAGCAGGAAATGTTTACATGATTAGAGGTGAAGACCTAAAATTTAGAAAGCCAGTCTTTCCTGATAATAGATCTGGCTTAATCAAACTGGATCGGCGCAAACGACAAAGGAAGCTTACTGCTGCCAAAG GTAAAGTCTAA
- the LOC123199992 gene encoding protein EMBRYONIC FLOWER 1-like isoform X2 → MVEENHHTSNSDLVSKSVGSSIKIDSISIDLVSNNEIDAGNCEHFSIRGYVSEIRKKNWKICWPFALDSNHDKFEEQACTLPPLPVSKFRWWHCQNCLQEFGAESIKDNNGNTFNYCSKAIFKSGGTCSHMSSLAQVQQSDFHQGPKLKILESTIVDASTAIKLNDNDCHPSSCNDKKEKKSESANTLVIEHEMGSEDNTNLDVPESAGAATGRTSGMMTARSHHTDDTALKASCNGSVELHQPSHGSCQNAEVEELADKNLKSIAKNSSEICETGKQPSAEVEQLKAVVSCGTSGVNRMVNEVIDAVKSTSKHPCRVFDEYDDASSESAGILPGNDPEDHHDNSSGSHRKKTRKVRLLTELLAKNGDASMNLTRDEKFSSNSAPDASAEVAAPSTPHCSVAIRGNVLRVSDQNRKRKFSRDEEWRPLELSCQNNFHKRDRTCNEGVETVSQLASADSEEDAGTGLQIGVKSHLSKFRLVRSPTMSKKKNKKGQAVDEFLSLAVPAQENVQKECQNEAGDVNKVSFADIVLSESGHTTFTSRGMHPFPLPPQKTERNSSLCKKKSKMPLCNDRQASLIPWSNGLLRGSPLTTKDMEIMQMPSFTDPFQSTKDVCTEKGSHLSLKSCLSSHGYDRNYISPLEDQLLLWQEAVSKENQVMGKDIQANYVIGSYFASKSEPEAYQRKVNGDLSSNTFRTSFLNDKQKSTSQSETGNCSLMQQMDFCGRNSNLKSTETMEHSALPKKHYDQRADKASEQGIIDDIPMEIVELMAKNQYERCLPDIKNDNHQSETTINTGNAQINAKGKFNFLLEETAHKPKPQAKSRKSDKVTRIGSTKKKSVDCFSQVNREQHNIQQLEPGNAPTEFRAFPQCQERLPSGVRFSDTSFCKHGMSQNCQWIGNILGHRSYPTNLQTLGSSNTCQSGPQQNKEGAHLWSAMMPSHMPFVYNIGQKHADPSSNINSLSHYPNSLCKGNLNGNLGLNFLNLNSTNNEKHNRNSDSENLSRTQAECPLACKHSRMGSLDLYSNETIPAMHLLSLMDAGLQSGAPIDINGTQKFHKRPSFVHDHPSKDFFGLSSGGYKTSSTMKPPLYDYYGQTSLRSKEKEKTKGSDSPSKNKSHRSQKSVLITGGLSANHRSFPFNMQKNFLGTSVSMAFPLQCQVVENASKCKSEACNTTSGVLPLKSSSKTEICSINRNPADFSTPEAGNVYMIRGEDLKFRKPVFPDNRSGLIKLDRRKRQRKLTAAKGKV, encoded by the exons ATGGTGGAGGAGAATCATCACACTAGCAATTCTGATCTTGTCTCGAAGTCTGTGGGATCATCTATTAAGATTGACTCAATATCTATAGATCTTGTTAGTAATAATGAGATTGATGCAGGAAATTGTGAACATTTTTCTATACG CGGATATGTGTCTGAAATTCGCAAAAAAAACTGGAAAATTTGCTGGCCATTTGCTTTAGATAGTAATCATGATAAATTTGAGGAGCAAGCATGTACTCTTCCTCCCTTACCTGTTTCAAAATTCAGATGGTGGCATTGCCAGAATTGTTTACAGGAATTTGGTGCTGAAAGCATAAAAGATAATAATGGAAATACCTTCAATTATTGTAGTAAGGCAATATTCAAATCTGGTGGTACTTGTTCCCATATGTCCTCCCTTGCTCAAGTGCAGCAATCAGATTTTCATCAAGgtccaaaattaaaaattcttgaGAGTACAATAGTTGATGCCAGTACTGCCATTAAACTGAATGATAATGACTGCCATCCTTCTTCATGTAAtgataagaaagaaaagaaatctgAATCTGCAAACACCCTGGTCATAG AGCATGAGATGGGTTCAGAAGATAACACAAATCTGGATGTCCCTGAATCAGCTGGTGCTGCAACAGGACGTACCTCTGGAATGATGACAGCCAGAAGTCATCACACCGATGACACAG CGCTTAAGGCAAGTTGCAATGGATCTGTTGAATTACACCAGCCCAGCCATGGAAGTTGTCAAAATGCTGAGGTTGAAGAACTTGCTGATAAAAATCTCAAAAGCATAGCTAagaattcttcagaaatttgtgAAACAGGAAAACAACCTTCAGCTGAAGTTGAACAGTTAAAGGCAGTGGTAAGTTGTGGGACATCTGGGGTAAATAGAATGGTTAATGAGGTGATTGACGCTGTCAAGAGCACAAGCAAACATCCTTGCCGGGTATTTGATGAGTATGATGATGCATCATCTGAAAGTGCTGGGATATTGCCTGGAAATGATCCAGAGGATCATCATGATAACTCAAGTGGTTCACATCGTAAAAAAACTCGAAAGGTGCGTCTACTGACTGAGTTGTTGGCTAAAAACGGAGATGCAAGTATGAATCTAACAAGggatgaaaaattttcttccaatTCTGCTCCTGATGCATCAGCTGAGGTAGCTGCACCCTCTACACCCCATTGTTCTGTGGCTATCCGAGGAAATGTTCTTCGGGTTTCTGACCAAAATAGGAAAAGGAAGTTCTCTCGTGATGAGGAATGGAGACCTTTGGAGTTAAGCTGCCAGAATAATTTCCATAAAAGGGATAGAACCTGCAATGAGGGTGTGGAAACGGTTAGTCAACTTGCAAGTGCAGATTCAGAAGAAGATGCTGGAACTGGCTTACAAATTGGTGTGAAGAGCCATTTGAGTAAATTCAGGCTTGTTAGAAGTCCGACTATGagtaagaagaaaaacaaaaaaggccAGGCTGTTGATGAATTTTTGTCCCTGGCAGTACCAGCCCAAGAAAATGTGCAGAAAGAATGTCAGAATGAAGCTGGAGATGTGAATAAGGTCAGTTTTGCTGATATTGTCTTGTCTGAATCTGGACACACTACATTTACAAGCAGAGGGATGCATCCTTTCCCTTTGCCTCCCCAGAAAACTGAGAGAAATTCTAGTTTATGCAAGAAGAAAAGCAAGATGCCACTTTGTAATGATAGGCAGGCCTCTCTAATTCCTTGGAGTAATGGTCTTCTCAGGGGAAGTCCATTAACAACAAAAGATATGGAAATCATGCAAATGCCATCCTTTACTGATCCATTTCAATCAACAAAAGATGTATGCACTGAAAAGGGGTCACATCTTTCCCTAAAAAGCTGCTTGTCATCCCATGGATATGACAGAAATTATATTTCTCCACTTGAAGATCAGCTACTGCTTTGGCAAGAGGCTGTCTCAAAGGAAAACCAGGTCATGGGGAAAGATATCCAGGCAAACTATGTTATAGGTTCTTATTTTGCTTCTAAATCAGAGCCAGAGGCATATCAAAGGAAAGTAAATGGTGATCTCAGTAGTAATACCTTTAGAACATCTTTTCTGAATGATAAGCAAAAGTCCACGTCTCAGTCTGAAACAGGGAACTGTTCTCTCATGCAGCAAATG GATTTCTGTGGTAGAAACAGCAATTTGAAATCTACAGAAACAATGGAACATTCAGCGCTTCCTAAGAAACATTATGATCAACGTGCTGATAAGGCATCTGAACAGGGAATTATTGATGACATACCCATGGAAATTGTTGAACTCATGGCAAAGAATCAGTATGAAAGGTGTCTTCCTGATATCAAAAACGATAATCACCAATCAGAAACAACCATTAACACCGGTAATGCTCAGATAAATGCAAAGGGGAAGTTTAACTTTTTGTTGGAGGAGACTGCTCACAAACCAAAACCTCAAGCTAAAAGTAGAAAAAGTGACAAGGTCACAAGAATTGGAAGTACCAAAAAGAAGTCAGTTGATTGCTTTTCTCAAGTCAATAGAGAACAACACAATATACAGCAGCTGGAGCCAGGTAATGCCCCTACAGAGTTTAGGGCATTTCCTCAGTGTCAAGAGAGGCTACCAAGCGGAGTCAGATTTTCTGATACCAGTTTCTGTAAGCATGGTATGTCTCAAAATTGCCAATGGATTGGGAATATATTGGGTCACAGGTCCTACCCAACCAATTTGCAGACTTTAGGATCTAGTAACACATGCCAGAGTGGTCCACAACAGAATAAAGAAGGAGCTCATCTTTGGTCAGCAATGATGCCAAGCCACATGCCCTTTGTATACAACATTGGTCAAAAACATGCAGATCCATCGAGCAACATAAATTCTCTTTCACATTATCCCAACAGTTTGTGTAAGGGGAACTTGAATGGAAATCTTGGTTTGAactttctgaatttgaattctacCAACAATGAAAAGCATAATAGGAACTCTGATTCTGAAAACCTCAGCAGGACACAAGCTGAGTGTCCACTTGCTTGTAAACATAGCAGGATGGGATCACTAGATCTGTATTCTAATGAAACCATACCTGCAATGCATTTACTGAGTCTCATGGATGCAGGATTGCAGTCAGGTGCACCAATTGATATTAATGGGACACAAAAGTTCCACAAAAGACCTTCCTTTGTGCATGATCATCCTTCTAAGGACTTCTTTGGGCTCTCATCTGGGGGATACAAGACCAGCAGTACCATGAAGCCCccattatatgattattatg GTCAGACATCCCTTCGGTCCAAAGAGAAGGAGAAGACTAAAGGCTCTGATTCaccttcaaaaaataaaagccATAGATCTCAAAAATCCGTGCTTATAACTGGTGGTCTAAGCGCAAATCATAGGTCCTTTCCTTTTAATATGCAGAAAAATTTCCTTGGCACTTCTGTTTCTATGGCCTTCCCCTTGCAGTGCCAAGTAGTTGAAAATGCATCGAAATGTAAGTCGGAAGCCTGCAATACTACTAGTGGCGTTTTGCCTCTGAAAAGCAGTTCCAAGACTGAAATATGCAGTATTAACAGAAATCCTGCTGATTTTAGCACGCCAGAAGCAGGAAATGTTTACATGATTAGAGGTGAAGACCTAAAATTTAGAAAGCCAGTCTTTCCTGATAATAGATCTGGCTTAATCAAACTGGATCGGCGCAAACGACAAAGGAAGCTTACTGCTGCCAAAG GTAAAGTCTAA
- the LOC123199992 gene encoding protein EMBRYONIC FLOWER 1-like isoform X1, giving the protein MVEENHHTSNSDLVSKSVGSSIKIDSISIDLVSNNEIDAGNCEHFSIRGYVSEIRKKNWKICWPFALDSNHDKFEEQACTLPPLPVSKFRWWHCQNCLQEFGAESIKDNNGNTFNYCSKAIFKSGGTCSHMSSLAQVQQSDFHQGPKLKILESTIVDASTAIKLNDNDCHPSSCNDKKEKKSESANTLVIEHEMGSEDNTNLDVPESAGAATGRTSGMMTARSHHTDDTALKASCNGSVELHQPSHGSCQNAEVEELADKNLKSIAKNSSEICETGKQPSAEVEQLKAVVSCGTSGVNRMVNEVIDAVKSTSKHPCRVFDEYDDASSESAGILPGNDPEDHHDNSSGSHRKKTRKVRLLTELLAKNGDASMNLTRDEKFSSNSAPDASAEVAAPSTPHCSVAIRGNVLRVSDQNRKRKFSRDEEWRPLELSCQNNFHKRDRTCNEGVETVSQLASADSEEDAGTGLQIGVKSHLSKFRLVRSPTMSKKKNKKGQAVDEFLSLAVPAQENVQKECQNEAGDVNKVSFADIVLSESGHTTFTSRGMHPFPLPPQKTERNSSLCKKKSKMPLCNDRQASLIPWSNGLLRGSPLTTKDMEIMQMPSFTDPFQSTKDVCTEKGSHLSLKSCLSSHGYDRNYISPLEDQLLLWQEAVSKENQVMGKDIQANYVIGSYFASKSEPEAYQRKVNGDLSSNTFRTSFLNDKQKSTSQSETGNCSLMQQMDFCGRNSNLKSTETMEHSALPKKHYDQRADKASEQGIIDDIPMEIVELMAKNQYERCLPDIKNDNHQSETTINTGNAQINAKGKFNFLLEETAHKPKPQAKSRKSDKVTRIGSTKKKSVDCFSQVNREQHNIQQLEPGNAPTEFRAFPQCQERLPSGVRFSDTSFCKHGMSQNCQWIGNILGHRSYPTNLQTLGSSNTCQSGPQQNKEGAHLWSAMMPSHMPFVYNIGQKHADPSSNINSLSHYPNSLCKGNLNGNLGLNFLNLNSTNNEKHNRNSDSENLSRTQAECPLACKHSRMGSLDLYSNETIPAMHLLSLMDAGLQSGAPIDINGTQKFHKRPSFVHDHPSKDFFGLSSGGYKTSSTMKPPLYDYYGKNHLPENSHECFPAMSTIGNSSFSFHHDKSIKKTTGFTGQTSLRSKEKEKTKGSDSPSKNKSHRSQKSVLITGGLSANHRSFPFNMQKNFLGTSVSMAFPLQCQVVENASKCKSEACNTTSGVLPLKSSSKTEICSINRNPADFSTPEAGNVYMIRGEDLKFRKPVFPDNRSGLIKLDRRKRQRKLTAAKGKV; this is encoded by the exons ATGGTGGAGGAGAATCATCACACTAGCAATTCTGATCTTGTCTCGAAGTCTGTGGGATCATCTATTAAGATTGACTCAATATCTATAGATCTTGTTAGTAATAATGAGATTGATGCAGGAAATTGTGAACATTTTTCTATACG CGGATATGTGTCTGAAATTCGCAAAAAAAACTGGAAAATTTGCTGGCCATTTGCTTTAGATAGTAATCATGATAAATTTGAGGAGCAAGCATGTACTCTTCCTCCCTTACCTGTTTCAAAATTCAGATGGTGGCATTGCCAGAATTGTTTACAGGAATTTGGTGCTGAAAGCATAAAAGATAATAATGGAAATACCTTCAATTATTGTAGTAAGGCAATATTCAAATCTGGTGGTACTTGTTCCCATATGTCCTCCCTTGCTCAAGTGCAGCAATCAGATTTTCATCAAGgtccaaaattaaaaattcttgaGAGTACAATAGTTGATGCCAGTACTGCCATTAAACTGAATGATAATGACTGCCATCCTTCTTCATGTAAtgataagaaagaaaagaaatctgAATCTGCAAACACCCTGGTCATAG AGCATGAGATGGGTTCAGAAGATAACACAAATCTGGATGTCCCTGAATCAGCTGGTGCTGCAACAGGACGTACCTCTGGAATGATGACAGCCAGAAGTCATCACACCGATGACACAG CGCTTAAGGCAAGTTGCAATGGATCTGTTGAATTACACCAGCCCAGCCATGGAAGTTGTCAAAATGCTGAGGTTGAAGAACTTGCTGATAAAAATCTCAAAAGCATAGCTAagaattcttcagaaatttgtgAAACAGGAAAACAACCTTCAGCTGAAGTTGAACAGTTAAAGGCAGTGGTAAGTTGTGGGACATCTGGGGTAAATAGAATGGTTAATGAGGTGATTGACGCTGTCAAGAGCACAAGCAAACATCCTTGCCGGGTATTTGATGAGTATGATGATGCATCATCTGAAAGTGCTGGGATATTGCCTGGAAATGATCCAGAGGATCATCATGATAACTCAAGTGGTTCACATCGTAAAAAAACTCGAAAGGTGCGTCTACTGACTGAGTTGTTGGCTAAAAACGGAGATGCAAGTATGAATCTAACAAGggatgaaaaattttcttccaatTCTGCTCCTGATGCATCAGCTGAGGTAGCTGCACCCTCTACACCCCATTGTTCTGTGGCTATCCGAGGAAATGTTCTTCGGGTTTCTGACCAAAATAGGAAAAGGAAGTTCTCTCGTGATGAGGAATGGAGACCTTTGGAGTTAAGCTGCCAGAATAATTTCCATAAAAGGGATAGAACCTGCAATGAGGGTGTGGAAACGGTTAGTCAACTTGCAAGTGCAGATTCAGAAGAAGATGCTGGAACTGGCTTACAAATTGGTGTGAAGAGCCATTTGAGTAAATTCAGGCTTGTTAGAAGTCCGACTATGagtaagaagaaaaacaaaaaaggccAGGCTGTTGATGAATTTTTGTCCCTGGCAGTACCAGCCCAAGAAAATGTGCAGAAAGAATGTCAGAATGAAGCTGGAGATGTGAATAAGGTCAGTTTTGCTGATATTGTCTTGTCTGAATCTGGACACACTACATTTACAAGCAGAGGGATGCATCCTTTCCCTTTGCCTCCCCAGAAAACTGAGAGAAATTCTAGTTTATGCAAGAAGAAAAGCAAGATGCCACTTTGTAATGATAGGCAGGCCTCTCTAATTCCTTGGAGTAATGGTCTTCTCAGGGGAAGTCCATTAACAACAAAAGATATGGAAATCATGCAAATGCCATCCTTTACTGATCCATTTCAATCAACAAAAGATGTATGCACTGAAAAGGGGTCACATCTTTCCCTAAAAAGCTGCTTGTCATCCCATGGATATGACAGAAATTATATTTCTCCACTTGAAGATCAGCTACTGCTTTGGCAAGAGGCTGTCTCAAAGGAAAACCAGGTCATGGGGAAAGATATCCAGGCAAACTATGTTATAGGTTCTTATTTTGCTTCTAAATCAGAGCCAGAGGCATATCAAAGGAAAGTAAATGGTGATCTCAGTAGTAATACCTTTAGAACATCTTTTCTGAATGATAAGCAAAAGTCCACGTCTCAGTCTGAAACAGGGAACTGTTCTCTCATGCAGCAAATG GATTTCTGTGGTAGAAACAGCAATTTGAAATCTACAGAAACAATGGAACATTCAGCGCTTCCTAAGAAACATTATGATCAACGTGCTGATAAGGCATCTGAACAGGGAATTATTGATGACATACCCATGGAAATTGTTGAACTCATGGCAAAGAATCAGTATGAAAGGTGTCTTCCTGATATCAAAAACGATAATCACCAATCAGAAACAACCATTAACACCGGTAATGCTCAGATAAATGCAAAGGGGAAGTTTAACTTTTTGTTGGAGGAGACTGCTCACAAACCAAAACCTCAAGCTAAAAGTAGAAAAAGTGACAAGGTCACAAGAATTGGAAGTACCAAAAAGAAGTCAGTTGATTGCTTTTCTCAAGTCAATAGAGAACAACACAATATACAGCAGCTGGAGCCAGGTAATGCCCCTACAGAGTTTAGGGCATTTCCTCAGTGTCAAGAGAGGCTACCAAGCGGAGTCAGATTTTCTGATACCAGTTTCTGTAAGCATGGTATGTCTCAAAATTGCCAATGGATTGGGAATATATTGGGTCACAGGTCCTACCCAACCAATTTGCAGACTTTAGGATCTAGTAACACATGCCAGAGTGGTCCACAACAGAATAAAGAAGGAGCTCATCTTTGGTCAGCAATGATGCCAAGCCACATGCCCTTTGTATACAACATTGGTCAAAAACATGCAGATCCATCGAGCAACATAAATTCTCTTTCACATTATCCCAACAGTTTGTGTAAGGGGAACTTGAATGGAAATCTTGGTTTGAactttctgaatttgaattctacCAACAATGAAAAGCATAATAGGAACTCTGATTCTGAAAACCTCAGCAGGACACAAGCTGAGTGTCCACTTGCTTGTAAACATAGCAGGATGGGATCACTAGATCTGTATTCTAATGAAACCATACCTGCAATGCATTTACTGAGTCTCATGGATGCAGGATTGCAGTCAGGTGCACCAATTGATATTAATGGGACACAAAAGTTCCACAAAAGACCTTCCTTTGTGCATGATCATCCTTCTAAGGACTTCTTTGGGCTCTCATCTGGGGGATACAAGACCAGCAGTACCATGAAGCCCccattatatgattattatgGTAAAAATCACCTTCCAGAGAATTCTCATGAATGTTTTCCTGCCATGTCAACCATTGGTAATTCTAGTTTTTCATTTCATCATGATAAAAGTATCAAGAAGACCACTGGTTTTACAGGTCAGACATCCCTTCGGTCCAAAGAGAAGGAGAAGACTAAAGGCTCTGATTCaccttcaaaaaataaaagccATAGATCTCAAAAATCCGTGCTTATAACTGGTGGTCTAAGCGCAAATCATAGGTCCTTTCCTTTTAATATGCAGAAAAATTTCCTTGGCACTTCTGTTTCTATGGCCTTCCCCTTGCAGTGCCAAGTAGTTGAAAATGCATCGAAATGTAAGTCGGAAGCCTGCAATACTACTAGTGGCGTTTTGCCTCTGAAAAGCAGTTCCAAGACTGAAATATGCAGTATTAACAGAAATCCTGCTGATTTTAGCACGCCAGAAGCAGGAAATGTTTACATGATTAGAGGTGAAGACCTAAAATTTAGAAAGCCAGTCTTTCCTGATAATAGATCTGGCTTAATCAAACTGGATCGGCGCAAACGACAAAGGAAGCTTACTGCTGCCAAAG GTAAAGTCTAA